Proteins co-encoded in one Halorussus lipolyticus genomic window:
- a CDS encoding Rpp14/Pop5 family protein, translated as MKHLPKHLRPRWRYLAVGLETWPDADVDRRSFQRSIWFSAQNLLGDAGSADADLKVLQFEFDEGTGEAIVRARHGHAQQARAALACVDEIGNDPVGLRVRGISGTVRACEEKYLGADGQIRDERKVVFEDAQQSAVERDGLLDVRTDGTFTGATELDFE; from the coding sequence ATGAAACATCTCCCCAAGCATCTCCGACCGCGGTGGCGCTACCTCGCGGTCGGCCTCGAAACGTGGCCCGACGCGGACGTAGACCGGCGGAGTTTCCAGCGGAGCATCTGGTTCTCGGCCCAGAACCTGCTGGGTGACGCCGGGAGCGCCGACGCCGACCTGAAAGTCCTCCAGTTCGAGTTCGATGAGGGCACCGGCGAGGCCATCGTCCGGGCACGCCACGGCCACGCCCAGCAGGCCCGCGCGGCGCTGGCCTGCGTGGACGAAATCGGAAACGACCCCGTAGGCCTGCGCGTCCGAGGTATAAGCGGTACGGTCCGTGCCTGTGAAGAAAAGTATTTAGGAGCAGACGGCCAAATTCGGGACGAGAGAAAAGTCGTGTTCGAGGACGCCCAACAGTCGGCCGTCGAGCGAGACGGACTCCTCGACGTGCGGACCGACGGGACGTTCACGGGCGCGACGGAACTCGATTTCGAGTGA